Within the Periplaneta americana isolate PAMFEO1 chromosome 6, P.americana_PAMFEO1_priV1, whole genome shotgun sequence genome, the region caatatttgatttaccacatatacagggtgtttcaaaaatagagggcataatttcaggtatgtattccccctATGTAGACAGTacgaaaagttcattacaacacgtgtccagaaatgcttggtttccgagttatggccttcaaaacagtaatattcaccggaacgtttttcttcccgcaggtagctgtctttacaacagatgttcaaaatgtccacttcctgctaaaatgtccacctcctgattgaatacaggcctcacatcgatgtctcatggccctgcggacacgatcccaaattccaggagtattgcgtatttcctcacaacctgccacaattcgattccgaagggattccatgtcaggcaccggagacgaatacaataatgattttaaatggccccacaagtagaaatcaatAGGGTTGAactcaggtgagcgtggaggccaagcaattgggccacctctacctatccatcgattaggacacctctcctggtacaaacgacgagccagcgcagcattgccgtccgccttaccgtacatgaagtgcacttctgccagcTCCTGATTTCAGTACATGTCGCAAGTACAAAgccaaacacaacactcagtGTACTCTTCGCCTCGGAATCAACTGTtagagtgtcctctgttaatatcttctgtcGCGGCACCtatctgcgggaagaaaaacgttccggtgaatatcactgttttgagggccataactcggaaagcaaggattttcggacacatgttgtaatgaactttttgtattgtctacatgtgaggaatacatatctgaaattatgccctctatttttgaaacaccctgtataatatgatgggtccatacatagtgttccgcctatatactgcgacaatgtagaagcgttttacaaaatattattgatatagcagtagattaataacaatattagtacagagataacgtcacggaaaatataataaaacgaataatcatgctgcacaactgttacagacgcaaagattgatacactaattattagagattattattattattattattattattattattattattattattattattattattattattattatatattccaattatagacctatttcaatattaaacaatttctcaaaaatttttgaaaaaataatccacaaacatgtttcattttatgttaagaataaaattaattcagcacaacatggttttactaaaggtaaatcaacaactacaaacttagtatcctaccttaatcttgttatgcctgttgttgaaacccaaggtcaaattgactcaatttatatcgactttagcaaagcgtttgatgttgtacctcacaatattctgataaataaattaaaaaactttggtctctcttctaactacgtgagctggtttgaaaactatttaactaatagacaatgttgtgttcgtcttggtgattctctctcggacccatttaattgtttatgtggagttccccaaggatctacattgggccctctattatttttattatttattgatgacatatgtaaaagaataagttcaaactacctgttatttgctgatgatctcaaaatctttcgctcaataaatagttctgccgattgccaaactcttcaaaatgatattaactccattgaactttggtctgacattaatggaatgaaaattaatgaaacaaaaacttttgtcatttcgtactctcgaaaaactacttccataaaatttaattattctcttaataacgcctgtattattaggaaaaattctataaaagatcttggtgtactactcgattctaaattatactttcacgatcatgttcaatatatttataatcattcaataagaatgcttggtttaataaggtctataacctattctttttctactcctgagtcactattaattctatactttactttggttcgctctaaacttgaatatgcatctgtagcctggaattccattacttcaaccgattcggttaaattggaaaatattcaaagaaaatttatttccttatgtgcttttcgatatatacccaattccactgactttaactatgatattacctgtaaatattttaactgttttagcctttatgctagacgtctaaatcttgattatcaatttttttgcaaagttatcaagggtgatattgattgtgagtctatcataaacaatatcagccttcgtattcctacaaaaggtttaagatttcaaaaaaatttttataaccgaaattcaaaatcactttctccagtctgtagatgcataaaatatgccaatttgcatgggcacaatctagatccttttaaggtttagtttcgttttgattattagtttttactgtttgtactcaattgtattcatgtatgtttttgttatttatgatattatttatttttgttttgcacctttgtatcttctgtttgtgtattgtgctgaactataattggcctctggctgttgttcagcacacaaatattaataataaataaataaataaataaataaataaataaataaataaattattattattgagttactagaaaacttgatacggttcttgcattaccgtgattgtgttctccgtttataataattacatttacatccaataacatctatcagatgtggcaaaaacaaaatcactcctgtgtgaaaaaaaaaaaaaacatttacctacaaaatttatattacattttaaagcaagttttgtagttgtactatggagaggttagttaaacactgcacaattttgaaatgataaacatctatgatgttactacacagttcatcactgtaacaagaacgaatgtctaacgctcggcttataccgttcgaggatttatcgctcgtgacaattttacccatcatgcgtgtgcgctacctatcggattatgctatgaactacttggcgctcgagcgaaaacgtccgatgcagacctctgatataTACGAACAACTATGCGTCAGTCATCTTAACTAAACATGAAAAGTAACTGCCAAGCTTCATTAGGATGCAGCCCCAACACAAATATGCATTTGCACTCATCACTAATAGTATCCTACAGGGGAGTGAAGAGTTTCAGGAACTCTTTTATTTAGGAGACGAAAAGAATGGGTGAGTAAGCCAAGCTGTACTGATATTTCCGGAAAATTGCCGCCATATTAAAATCCGCCATCTTGGATCAAGGTGACATTTTTTTAATGGGAAATGGGTCATGTGGTGTATCCACCGCCTACTAGAACGCATCTGGTATCCGATGGCTGCTTGTACTGCCAGCTCATAAGAGCATTCTAATAATGCTTTCGCTGAAACGGTAGGTGACAGCACCAAATATACTATGTTCATCCGTATCTCTACTCCAAACTatgaaaaagaaacattattctATCTACTTTGTGCCAGTATGACATTTTGAAGTGTGTTAGGAATAATAACCATCAGAAACTTGTGCTGGAAGCTCTTGTGGATAAATTCATGAAACCTCCAATTAGTAATGTGAGGAAGTTCCACACAGAAAAAGTTTTCCGGTTGGATTAATGTAGAGAAAGAAGAAGCTATTAGAGTCGCGAAATGAAGTGGtgcagggacatcgttttatttttactaacatttcaaatattaacctggctataaatTTGGATCAACgaagaaccagaaacaccgtttgctacccccttccacgactgcagttcgttggtactggcgtaatatacaaacatatcactttactaggtataggagggtagaaaagtagttcatccatttacgtaaactaggaaatatcgcgattttgagtttgataattttcattaggtttttgtttaatcaaaatacagtacagtattaacaatgagtgtttttactcacgaactgagctgtccatgcggacgtattcattatgcagtgtatattatactgtctacagcacattagcgtacgatatagagaatgaagttaaattgaaaaataatcataatatggatatttaaacacagttctaatgtgcatattatcgcactatagactactgtacctaattaattccaattaccaggttcgtacttcgtatcagtaactcatgttgaaataattctgtacctactctataaaagggaccttacgtactgtaaattcaatcttcacttctgcccgatccgaaaagataaaattactcagacatgctatctactgtccgtccaagtggttacgtctcagcgtcgtagaaagggaggaaatcacgtgacagttaattacttaacgatacccttttatttaagtttattttaaacaattgcatgggaataatattacatagacgtccaattcctaacagaaattaatgttctcaggaaagagctaagacagcccagccactagcatttacatagaggcgaatagaagcaggtgggggaaaccgggatacgacgtaggcaaatggaaagtgatgcagtattgaaagctctttcgtcactggaaaacgcgaatatattttttggaacgtactgtttactatgaccgtaaggctactgtgactgtatatgcggtcttggatctgtgtggaggacggttgaacttcattagtagaaggggtgggagtgaagtacattcaaaatctcaggtacaataaaaactgaagtaaaaataaaatgatgtccctgtatttcaatCATATACTACGAACATAAGGTATAGGACCTATATTTgtcttcgtgtgttttctgcgaacgccaaaaaaagacctaaaatggcgggcgattatattaagtatttatcgagccttaagaaatgaatcagcgaatcacaagacgcacacgtttaaatgtaggcgacctgcaacgcgattggctgccggaaattagagcgacgggactatagtaatggAAACGCTGTTGCTGTTTGTAGAGAATACGACAGACGATTTCATAACCGCACAGTTCCAGATTCAAGAGCGTTTACTCACAGTTTTCACTAAACTGCATGAGACTGGTGCGGTGTCCAGCAGTCATATTTCATCTGACCGTGTAAATGAACAGAATGTGAATAAAGTAGAAGACATTATTCTAGTCGTCAGGTGATACATCACCTAAACCTAACTTTTCCCGGAAGATGGATCGGCAGATATGGTCACGTttcttggccaccaaggtccccgGACCTTATTACTTTGGATTTTTCCTTGTGGGGTTGGTTGAAAGGCGAAGTctacaaagaaaaagtaaaccAATAGCCGATTTAATCGTTCGGATTGTGAACAATGCTGCCCTCATAAAAGAACGCCAGACGACCTCAGAAGAGCTACACGTGGTGTTGTCAAGAGAAGTCGAAAGTGCATTGAAGTCGGTGGTGGAATTTATGAAAATCAACCTTGAACGTAATCATTTGCCTTTGCTTAACACCTTCTTGGgttacattctaacagctgtgtctctgtacccaataaaaattggacacattttatatggaattttttattCGAATTTGTCTATACTACCACCTTCGAGCAGTCGGTGGGCATTTCGTAGAAGAtcgaaccacagtctagtatatacagtcacgaagcttaatacttactaaatatgcaggcatagacagttgaaatatgcatccatagatagttgctcaccaccaggatcgctataTCGcgtcatcacagactctttccctagcagacgataaaatgtattgtactttcgatatcgtgttcttttgaaaaaaattaacaccttccttccactattgaaatatgaaatacacaagatttatatattattttcataaaatatatattatattttataaactcaccttcctggatctttcggaagaaggataactgacctatttttcttacaatttatagtgctacaaacgtctccttgtcccatattattattcaaattattgtatttcagccatttacagttattacaaccgataacgaacatttcacagtttacacagcttttcacaaaaatgcgaaatacggcacagtcaatgccttttcgatctagaccaggccgtaatgtttgttcgggttttctatttcagtgtatggagctcagtgaaatattatattataactttattgcgtatcataactaagttttatttagtgtaatgtgtccataagttccgtttacttcttgttgcataatatgttgcagaaataattacaaaactgtgttattttaatgtgaagagaattttacatgttaacataatctgttcgcatcaacatttcaagtttagaatggaagatattttgaggtttaataaaaaagaacttatattgtgatttcagttaagcacatctaccttccttaattttagacaaaacatttaccataccactcctatgaaattagtgtacgtacaattgtgttatttCGTGTCTTAAgtattagataaatacaataattcagtactcaattgtagtattaaaatacagaaaaattgaatgtccggggtatcatatactacattatgcttaattataatgtatgattgcgaatttaggaatataagttaaatgtagtaaacataacctataattttcatatgaatgacaaggcattggagatcactaaatttagacagaaaggagcAACTGGTACagcaaacataacctataatttcaacatatctaaatatccgtgcggtgcaattgaaaattattgaatcgtgcataaatgaatgtacaagaatttcgcaatatttaatcgaaataaaggcaggtattacacatacgaacaacgtgattttcacaccaaaaataatattactcacaagtaaattatgtctgaagtgtctcataatcattgttttaaattttattaatggaattacactacattttacagaaacatatgttactgtttatgcattccaactaatttatattgttgaaacgccgcccttcgtgatcgggttaagcgagttacatgatctgccttacggcctgtattagatcacgatggctgtggcacagtctattgttcatagtactcacagcgctccaagcggctagcaactaccgcgagatttgcaaaaaaatcatcccaagcttcgtgactgtatatagtagactgtgaccgaACTGAGGAATTCAGATGTGAGGAGGGAATGTGTTTTGTgctcagggctgggcaaaatactgacacccaagtatttcaaatacaaatacaaaatacttttaaaaaattaaccaaaatacatttgtatttcaaatattcgatacaatatataaagaaataagaatattaccgaaaatctaaaatattatactaacattaaaattatttttacctcgaagttttatataaacactgtaactgaacattcttccttttcccagtcagcaatgaaattattatgctatacatgaataattactgctccttTGAAAACAACCAGTTTCTCAAAaagtttatcagataaggatccccttgctggtgaatgaataaatcctgcaaaacagaacagtctttctacaggcgcagaggaacacaaacttgtattatactttataaagcttgtttcactgttgggtaattctctggaGTGCACAGGgctgtccctttgccattgaagaattgtatgagctcatacccacagcagacaagttcttttctttttgcttttcaaagtctgttgtacttgagttgaaaacacaaaaattgttttcatcatctgaactgaccaaaggtgtagcagacaactgctcagctgatttcacacagatattctgtatcctcttcttatcatttggtgaggcagccatctcatcttcaatgatgggtggaagcaagctgccaaaatagctcaatttgcttctgggaTCAAATCAAACATCGCTTttaatcttgatgaaagcgaacttattaggactggagttacttggaatagatggcgtagattactacataacataatatgtaatctgtttttgagggaaattaatgtggacagaagttggccgtaatagcacgtcttctcatttgcattaaatcaagggctacggcaatgggtttcagaactgcacactaTTCTTCTCAacctcaacatctttgaaggttggcaatcccagtttttcacataaatatcatgtttgaattgcaatatttgagagactgaaccataaagagaattccatcgagttgggcaaggaaactttaatgaatatttcaagacatctgatctaatttctgaggatttgggtcccctagacgcattccataaagctgaacatttagcaagtgttgggtgatggatccttgatgctcttggagatttcttcatggcattaaggaaatcagttgtggcaagaaaactaagtgtatggctagcacatctgaaatgggtaggcaatagtaatatgcgttacaagggcggtatgttgaggttttcatgttcaaggaaaagattgaaaaagcgaaacgtagttgaggttttttaatttccgagaacatgaaaacaaacataccgatcgtgtatcgtacattattttgtgcgaagatcgtttattacatacctgaaagaggaatttctaattagttgcaatgaaatctccatcttggtttctgttcaatgatggcaaatttgcaaaacaaaaatatctatcttcaacattgcttcctataaaatgttttctgtgcttactatactccagcaggccgtgatatacgtctgtctttttttcccccagtctatgatgagtctggaatcttgttgattttttcacggcttccttaatgttacttgcattacaaattcagtaactttagtggtgttgtagagtttacttaatttttgcaaatatttaaaaacaataattaacagtgcaatttaggtgaaattgcagtggtaagtttccaatttataattattactatattgaacgtctctaaaaataatatgttaaaagcctaaagcagtaaaatgaatatggcgcttaagcggtaagaagagggaaattatgtgtgttacgttgggaatactgaatgtggtatttcacacttaccgcgtattggttctgtgcggaaagcaagcaaatacgcacgatctcgcacaaaagttcattcttcaaatccaaatccaaaacttgaaggacaagaagaagaaagtactttgagtatttgaaatataaaatacatcaattttatgtatttaaatacaaaatactttgtaAATCCTTGCAaatcacaaaatacaaatgtatttcaaatactgcccagccctgtttGTGTTCAACCGGCACGTGTTTGCAGCTCCTGGCGGTGGCGAGCCTAGTTCTCACATCCGGTGTCTTAGTGGGCGGCTCGCTGGAGAAGATCGCCGTGGTGGACGGCGCCCTGGTGAGCTGCACCTTGCTGGGCGCGCAGTCGATCGCCGGCGAGCTCCTGGGCACGCCCGTCGACAAGGCCCTGCACCTGGTCGGGGCGGGGGTCTTGGCGCTGCTCTGCTTCGCTGCCGGCGCCTTCATGTTCGAGGTCTGGGACTCGGTCCTCGCGCCGTCGCTTCTTGTCCCCGAGAAGGTGATGGTAGCCGGGTTCTTGACCCTCTCGAACGCCATGACCTACGTAGTGGACTTCACCGTCAACTCCTTGTCCTGATTGCGGGTTGCGTCGGGAGAAGGCGTCAGTATCATCACAAGTCATCTGTCACATGGGTGGTTCTTCCTCTCATTTATGCGTGCTCTCCTGtttcagtttaaaaataaatacttattttttttttaacttaattctTCAGCCTTGTGATTTCTTCAATctgtgtggtccacacctgtgcagtaacggccgcgaaaccaggtggcccggggtcTAATCCCGTTCGgcgcaagttacttggttgaagttttttccggggttttccctcaacccaatacgagcaaatgctgggtaactttcggtgctggaccccggactcatttcaccggcattatcaacttcatttcactcagacgctaaataacctagatgttgatacagcgtcataaaataacccaataaaataaacgaatCAAAATCAATCTGTGTGCCTCTTCGAAATGTGGGCTGTTTCTGTCTTAAACTCGAGGGGCGTCATTTCAGATCTTGCTTGGGACGGGAGCAAGATTTTTAGACAAGACCTTGTAGGGAAGTATACTTCCTTTGAAATGAATTGTTGTCCATACCGTAACCTGGGGTAAACTtgacagacgctaaataacctagatgttgatacagcgtcgtaaaataacccaataaaataaaaaaaaataaaaatcaatctgTGTGCCTCTTCGAAATGTGGGCTGTTTCTGTCTTATACTCGAGGGGCGTCATTTCAGATCTTGCTTGGGACGGGAGCAAGATTTTTTAGACAAGACCTTGTAGGATAGTATACTTCCTCTGAAATAAACTGTTGtccataccgtaaactggggtaaacttgacaGCTGGGGTGAACTTCACCGCCAGATCATGTATCTAACAGATTGGCCATCgcaatgttaaaaacggtaacgtATGTAAATGTATctatttttgctaataattgtgacaaaatataatataaatagataaaactttagctcacctctgaaagagtagaactcgtgctcaggggcggattccaaAATTTAAactaagaagtatataatacaatttgtcttatgtgtgctacacaataataatatataaatttaaatttacaatttttcattatttataaaattcatacataaatttttaaatttaatgttagaactattagaattgacaagattaggatatttaaatataaatttgttgtaggatattcttgggcctaaatcactactatgattaaatactgtagcagtgttgaatTTTGGTTTAAATAATCTGAAagtattcataccttttgtttcataactatgagaatacaattcaaaattattttcattttcatgtatgaattttattaatagactgcaatataataaatttgtgtgattttaagaacattaaagtctaaaacaaCAACAGAGATGAGAACTCTCAGGAGTATTACGGGATACACAATACATGACagacaaacaaatgaagaaattagaagaaaatgtgGAATACAAGACGTGGCAAAATGGATTAACCCTTTGTTGccggacataagaaaaaattaaaataaatccgttttctttagtgaatgttgttagaatatgaattcaaaacatacagtaaatttttcagaaattttttatttttttatttttaattttttttttattttttattttaaaaaggtcgtatttctatgtacagtactgtcagtatccttgatggattttatttatcaggTTGCACGTAATTCCTGGCGGTTTATTATTGTTCCAGGTCTtccagtatgcaaaataaatcacggTACTTCTAAGTACCGTCAGGCAACTAAGGGTTAAACTAGAATTTaatcttattttcaatatttattcacattAGCACGCCATAGCCTTCTACTCATTGGGATGTATTTCCGATATCAATTTTACAAAACGATCACTTGAATAATATGTTGTCGTGGTGATGACAGATTCAGTCCGTaaagtgttgccatggagacttaCAGGATTGATTCTTATAATAGTTAATTTTACGGACTGAGTAGCAAACATTCAGGTACAGGTGTATTAGAGTCGAATTCTATTTATacgctttataataataaaacacgGTGCATTATATAAGATACTTTAAAACTAAAACATAATTGCAATAACAATTGAATGaggggattaaaaaaaaaaaaaccagacacgTCAAACTTTGTGTTTAGGAAGGAATgtttttataaaaacaaaatatgtttgcgGCTATTATTGTGCGtgttatgacgtcatcgagaacatttttaaattacaccctATAGTTTCCTTAACATCGTCTGAAAGAGCATAATTTTTGTTatgattcatttgttttatacagaagcacTATGGCTATGGTTACCATGGTAACGATTTTATTATTGATACATTTTCTTAGTCCCTGTGTTATG harbors:
- the LOC138700891 gene encoding uncharacterized protein; this translates as MASLGEVIKSLNVWLKLLEVLLAVASLVLTSGVLVGGSLEKIAVVDGALVSCTLLGAQSIAGELLGTPVDKALHLVGAGVLALLCFAAGAFMFEVWDSVLAPSLLVPEKVMVAGFLTLSNAMTYVVDFTVNSLS